Proteins encoded in a region of the Saccharothrix ecbatanensis genome:
- a CDS encoding DNA glycosylase AlkZ-like family protein: MADRERVIAYRVAAHQFDRTTADASDLRVFDLGLQDSERSATPALAARLDHVPDLTTFTLTWSVRGAPHWHRPDDVPDLAARLWPLSDADAVARMNRPPVADGRAALHEVASALRAVVTEPMTKGEASSRLTSKVRPEVTGWCRGCDTTHVLDPIFRLAVLPAGLRFDPAEKTVTFVPLENRQAVPDTSRGFDALIADYLRLHGPAGPSEVANYFGAPVHDVKDVWPDDLVAISKRAWLPADRMEAFENPPQPEVVRLLPPLDPYLNARDRDVLVPDKAHQKEVWRILGRRGALLVDGEILGTWQAKAATDRLDVKLSPFVPLDVDMFAEEANRLATARGLGEARVS, from the coding sequence TTGGCTGACCGGGAACGGGTGATCGCCTACCGGGTCGCCGCGCACCAGTTCGACCGGACCACCGCCGACGCGTCCGACCTGCGCGTGTTCGACCTCGGCCTCCAGGACTCGGAACGGTCCGCGACGCCCGCGCTGGCCGCCCGGCTGGACCACGTCCCCGACCTGACCACCTTCACGCTCACGTGGAGCGTGCGGGGCGCGCCGCACTGGCACCGCCCCGACGACGTCCCCGACCTCGCCGCCCGGCTGTGGCCGTTGAGCGACGCCGACGCCGTGGCGCGGATGAACCGCCCACCCGTGGCGGACGGCCGGGCCGCGCTGCACGAGGTCGCGTCCGCACTGCGCGCAGTGGTCACCGAACCGATGACGAAAGGCGAGGCGTCGTCCCGGCTCACGTCGAAGGTGCGTCCCGAGGTCACCGGCTGGTGCCGGGGCTGCGACACCACGCACGTGCTGGACCCGATCTTCCGGCTCGCCGTGCTGCCCGCCGGCCTGCGGTTCGACCCGGCCGAGAAGACGGTGACGTTCGTGCCGCTGGAAAACCGGCAGGCCGTCCCCGACACCTCACGCGGCTTCGACGCGCTGATCGCCGACTACCTCCGGCTGCACGGCCCCGCCGGCCCGTCAGAGGTGGCGAACTACTTCGGCGCGCCCGTTCACGACGTCAAGGACGTGTGGCCGGACGACCTGGTCGCCATCTCCAAACGCGCGTGGCTGCCCGCCGACCGGATGGAGGCGTTCGAGAACCCGCCGCAACCCGAGGTGGTCCGCCTCCTGCCGCCGCTCGACCCGTACCTCAACGCCCGCGACCGCGACGTGCTGGTGCCGGACAAGGCGCACCAGAAGGAGGTGTGGCGCATCCTCGGCCGACGCGGCGCGCTGCTCGTGGACGGCGAGATCCTCGGCACCTGGCAGGCCAAGGCGGCCACCGACCGGCTGGACGTGAAGCTCTCGCCGTTCGTGCCGCTGGACGTCGACATGTTCGCCGAGGAAGCCAACCGACTCGCGACCGCCCGTGGGCTCGGTGAGGCCCGCGTCAGCTAA
- a CDS encoding DUF3224 domain-containing protein, translating into MESKSTFKITRWDQTVYDEAEPQLGRVLVDKVYSGVMEGTSTAELTTCQPSDSSAGYVGTERFIGTLDGKSGTFVLQHGAVMSENGAQFWGHIVPGSGTGELAGISGTARLEHELITLDHDLG; encoded by the coding sequence ATGGAATCGAAGTCGACGTTCAAGATCACGCGGTGGGACCAGACGGTGTACGACGAGGCGGAGCCGCAGCTGGGCCGGGTGCTCGTGGACAAGGTGTACAGCGGCGTCATGGAGGGCACTAGCACCGCCGAGCTGACAACGTGCCAACCGTCGGACAGCTCTGCGGGCTACGTGGGCACCGAGCGGTTCATCGGCACGCTGGACGGCAAGTCCGGGACGTTCGTGCTCCAGCACGGCGCGGTCATGTCGGAGAACGGCGCCCAGTTCTGGGGCCACATCGTGCCGGGGTCGGGCACGGGCGAGCTGGCCGGGATCTCCGGCACCGCCCGCCTGGAGCACGAGCTGATCACCCTGGACCACGACCTTGGCTGA
- the folP gene encoding dihydropteroate synthase, which translates to MRFGSREVAGDRALVMAIVNRTRDSFYDRGATFEDNAAMAAVDRAVADGADIVDIGGVKAGSKGEVVDATEEARRVVPFVAAVRERHPDLVISVDTWRHEVGRAVCEVGADLINDTWAGADPALAEVAAEFGVGIVCSHTGGLEPRTDPHRVRYTDVVASVAAELVERAERMVALGVPAAGVLIDPTHDFGKNTWHGLELLRRLDELVATGWPVLMALSNKDFVGETLGAEVEDRVDGTLAATSVAAWTGAKVFRAHQVRQTRRVVEMVASIAGTRPPARVLRALA; encoded by the coding sequence ATGCGGTTCGGGTCACGAGAAGTCGCCGGAGATCGCGCGCTGGTGATGGCCATCGTCAACCGGACGCGCGACTCCTTCTACGACCGCGGCGCCACGTTCGAGGACAACGCCGCCATGGCAGCGGTGGACCGGGCGGTCGCCGACGGCGCGGACATCGTCGACATCGGCGGGGTGAAAGCGGGCTCCAAGGGCGAAGTCGTGGACGCCACCGAAGAGGCACGACGCGTCGTGCCGTTCGTCGCCGCAGTCCGTGAACGGCACCCCGACCTGGTGATCAGCGTCGACACGTGGCGGCACGAGGTGGGCCGGGCCGTGTGCGAGGTGGGCGCCGACCTGATCAACGACACGTGGGCCGGCGCGGACCCGGCGCTGGCCGAGGTGGCGGCCGAGTTCGGCGTGGGCATCGTCTGCTCGCACACCGGCGGCCTGGAGCCGCGCACCGACCCGCACCGCGTCCGGTACACCGACGTGGTGGCGTCCGTGGCGGCGGAACTGGTCGAGCGGGCCGAGCGGATGGTGGCGCTGGGCGTGCCGGCGGCGGGCGTGCTGATCGACCCGACCCACGACTTCGGCAAGAACACCTGGCACGGGCTGGAGCTGCTGCGGCGGCTGGACGAGCTGGTGGCGACCGGGTGGCCGGTGCTGATGGCGTTGTCCAACAAGGACTTCGTCGGCGAGACGCTGGGCGCGGAGGTGGAGGACCGGGTGGACGGCACGCTGGCCGCGACGTCGGTGGCCGCGTGGACCGGCGCGAAGGTGTTCCGCGCGCACCAGGTGCGGCAGACCCGCCGGGTGGTGGAGATGGTGGCCAGCATCGCCGGCACGCGTCCGCCGGCACGGGTGCTGCGGGCGTTGGCCTGA
- a CDS encoding glucosyl-3-phosphoglycerate synthase: protein MPDWFASNTWQSPQWTVAELVACKGSRTISVVLPALDEEATVGDVVGVVRPLLGGLVDELVVMDSGSVDGTGRKAAEAGARVVHRTDVLPELEPRPGKGEVLWRSLAATSGDLVVFLDSDLVDPDPEFVPALLGPLLTRDVHLVKGFYRRPLRLESTGGGRVTELTARPLLNALRPELAGVVQPLGGEYAGTREFLESVPFAPGYGVEIGLLLDAHARYGLDGIAQVNLGVRKHRNRDLRQLGPMAAQIMGTALRRCGVPVSSSTLTQFVPFDGEWLPSPVDVPAEDRPAMRSVLQRSR, encoded by the coding sequence ATGCCAGACTGGTTCGCGTCCAACACGTGGCAGAGTCCGCAGTGGACGGTGGCGGAGCTGGTGGCGTGCAAGGGAAGTCGCACGATCAGCGTGGTGCTGCCCGCGTTGGACGAAGAGGCGACGGTCGGTGACGTCGTCGGCGTGGTGCGTCCGCTGCTGGGCGGTCTGGTGGACGAGCTCGTGGTGATGGATTCCGGCTCGGTGGACGGCACCGGGCGGAAGGCCGCCGAAGCCGGCGCGCGGGTTGTGCACCGGACGGACGTGCTGCCCGAGCTGGAACCGCGGCCCGGCAAGGGCGAGGTGCTGTGGCGGTCGCTCGCGGCCACGTCCGGTGACCTGGTGGTGTTCCTGGACTCCGACCTGGTGGACCCGGACCCGGAGTTCGTGCCCGCGCTGCTCGGTCCGCTGCTGACGCGGGACGTGCACCTGGTGAAGGGCTTCTACCGACGGCCGTTGCGGCTGGAGAGCACCGGCGGCGGACGGGTCACCGAGCTGACGGCCCGTCCGCTGCTCAACGCGTTGCGGCCGGAGTTGGCTGGTGTCGTGCAGCCGTTGGGCGGGGAGTACGCGGGCACGCGCGAGTTCCTGGAGTCGGTGCCGTTCGCGCCCGGTTACGGCGTGGAGATCGGGCTGCTGCTCGACGCGCACGCCCGGTATGGGCTGGACGGGATAGCGCAGGTCAACCTGGGTGTGCGCAAGCACCGCAACCGGGACCTGCGCCAGCTCGGTCCGATGGCGGCTCAGATCATGGGCACCGCGCTGCGGCGGTGTGGCGTGCCGGTGTCGTCGTCCACGTTGACGCAGTTCGTGCCGTTCGACGGCGAGTGGCTGCCGTCGCCGGTGGACGTGCCGGCGGAGGACCGGCCCGCCATGCGTTCGGTGCTCCAGCGGTCGCGGTAG
- the cydD gene encoding thiol reductant ABC exporter subunit CydD codes for MRHVDRGYVVVLCVLAVVTAAVVLAQAEVLASVLAGGWSAWWLVAVVSVRGLVVWGGRVVTQRFAARMKASLRKRVLRRSCGSGGSGGSGGFSGQQAGSVATLVVKGLDAVEPYFAGYLPQLVVATVVPVAVVVRLSFADLASAVVVLVTLPLVPVFAALVGMHTRDRTRAQWAGLAVVGGHFLDVVRGLGTLKVFGRAAAQAETVRAMAGAHAAATMRTLRVAFLSALVLELVATLSVALVAVPVGLRLLHGGVTLQVALLVLLLAPEAYLPLRAAGAQFHASAEGLAVLEAAGPQSSAPQASASASASASASASASASASASEDLGPQGSASHGSPPRGSLDLTLPQGTDNSAPSGAACGQLTACGRLTGQLAGQLTATSAVTGVRTPDLRTADIVVDRVVVRYPGRAALGGMSLRIAPGERVALVGPSGVGKSTLLAVVMGFVTPASGRVLVGGVDLRDVDRESWWRQLAWVPQRPTLFPGTVGENIALGSSGDVRAAADAMGLAHLIDAEHPLSSGERQRVALARALVRDDARMLLLDEPTSRLDTGTEDAVLRATRRLASGRTALIVAHRQVMLGEVDRVVAFG; via the coding sequence GTGCGGCACGTTGACCGGGGGTATGTCGTCGTCCTGTGCGTGCTCGCGGTCGTCACGGCGGCTGTGGTGTTGGCGCAGGCGGAGGTGTTGGCGTCGGTGCTCGCGGGTGGGTGGTCGGCGTGGTGGTTGGTGGCGGTGGTCTCGGTGCGCGGGTTGGTGGTGTGGGGTGGGCGGGTCGTGACGCAGCGGTTCGCCGCTCGGATGAAGGCTTCGCTGCGCAAGCGGGTGTTGCGGCGGTCTTGCGGCTCTGGCGGGTCTGGCGGGTCTGGCGGGTTTTCGGGTCAGCAGGCCGGGTCGGTGGCGACGCTCGTGGTGAAAGGACTGGACGCGGTGGAGCCGTACTTCGCCGGGTACCTGCCGCAGCTCGTGGTGGCGACGGTCGTGCCGGTCGCGGTGGTGGTGCGGTTGTCGTTCGCCGACCTCGCGTCGGCGGTGGTGGTGCTGGTGACGTTGCCGCTGGTGCCGGTGTTCGCGGCGCTGGTGGGTATGCACACGCGGGATCGGACGCGAGCGCAGTGGGCAGGGCTGGCGGTCGTGGGTGGGCACTTCCTGGACGTGGTGCGCGGATTGGGCACGTTGAAGGTGTTCGGGCGGGCGGCGGCGCAGGCGGAGACGGTGCGGGCGATGGCTGGGGCGCATGCGGCGGCGACGATGCGGACGTTGCGGGTGGCGTTCCTGTCGGCGTTGGTGCTGGAGTTGGTGGCGACGCTGTCCGTGGCTTTGGTGGCGGTGCCAGTGGGGTTGCGGCTGCTGCACGGCGGGGTGACGTTGCAGGTGGCACTGTTGGTGCTGCTGCTGGCTCCGGAGGCGTACTTGCCGTTGCGAGCAGCCGGCGCCCAGTTCCACGCGTCCGCGGAGGGGCTGGCCGTGCTGGAGGCCGCCGGGCCGCAAAGCTCAGCGCCTCAGGCTTCGGCTTCGGCTTCGGCTTCGGCTTCGGCTTCGGCTTCGGCTTCGGCTTCGGCTTCGGCTTCGGAGGACCTTGGCCCGCAAGGCTCGGCTTCGCACGGGTCCCCGCCAAGGGGATCCCTTGATTTGACACTGCCACAAGGGACCGACAATTCGGCGCCGTCGGGCGCGGCCTGTGGACAACTCACCGCCTGTGGACGACTCACTGGACAACTCGCTGGACAACTCACCGCGACGTCCGCCGTGACGGGCGTCCGAACGCCAGACCTGCGGACCGCCGACATCGTCGTGGACCGGGTCGTGGTGCGGTATCCGGGGCGGGCGGCGTTGGGTGGCATGTCGTTGCGGATCGCGCCCGGTGAACGGGTGGCGCTGGTGGGGCCGAGCGGTGTCGGGAAGAGCACGTTGCTGGCGGTGGTGATGGGTTTCGTGACGCCCGCGTCCGGGAGAGTGCTGGTCGGCGGGGTGGACCTGCGGGACGTGGACCGGGAGTCGTGGTGGCGGCAGCTCGCGTGGGTGCCGCAGCGGCCGACGTTGTTCCCCGGCACGGTCGGCGAGAACATCGCGCTGGGCTCCAGTGGTGACGTGCGGGCGGCGGCTGACGCGATGGGGTTGGCGCACCTCATCGACGCCGAGCACCCGCTGTCCTCCGGTGAACGGCAGCGGGTCGCGTTGGCGCGGGCGCTGGTCCGGGACGACGCGCGGATGCTGCTGCTGGACGAGCCGACATCGCGGCTGGACACCGGGACCGAGGACGCCGTGCTGCGGGCCACGCGTCGGCTCGCGTCCGGACGTACGGCGCTGATCGTCGCGCACCGGCAGGTGATGCTCGGCGAGGTCGACCGGGTGGTGGCGTTCGGATGA
- a CDS encoding cytochrome d ubiquinol oxidase subunit II, with translation MEGVWVVLLAFLTCGYFALAGFDYGVGLLLRLVGRDEPSRREVLRAMTPFFLGNEVWLVAAVGVLFGAFPRLEGELLSSQHSVFAVLLAGLVCFTVAVQLRSPGWDFLLVGGALVVAVGWGVLLGRVLGGPSVLWGAGFVALFSLHGAVFLAWRLSGELRRRVVSVAVSLVLPCVAFVVAAVLTAGSVPVPAFGLVAVVVVGLLGGVWVALRGGRYRVAFGCSALVCALPVVAVFGARSVVTVSVMADLSTLRVLTWAAVVVVPLVLVFQWATWRMARAAR, from the coding sequence GTGGAAGGTGTGTGGGTTGTCCTGTTGGCGTTCCTGACCTGCGGGTACTTCGCGCTGGCCGGGTTCGACTACGGGGTCGGGCTGCTGCTGCGGCTGGTCGGTCGGGACGAGCCGTCGCGGCGTGAGGTGTTGCGGGCGATGACGCCGTTCTTCCTCGGCAACGAGGTGTGGCTGGTCGCCGCGGTGGGCGTGCTGTTCGGCGCGTTCCCCCGGTTGGAAGGCGAGTTGTTGTCGTCGCAGCACTCGGTGTTCGCGGTGTTGTTGGCCGGGTTGGTGTGCTTCACGGTCGCCGTGCAGCTGCGGTCGCCGGGGTGGGATTTCCTGTTGGTGGGCGGGGCTCTGGTGGTCGCGGTGGGCTGGGGCGTGCTGCTGGGACGGGTGCTCGGCGGGCCGTCGGTGTTGTGGGGTGCCGGGTTCGTGGCGCTGTTCTCTTTGCACGGCGCGGTTTTCCTGGCTTGGCGGTTGTCCGGCGAGTTGCGTCGGCGGGTGGTTTCGGTCGCGGTTTCCCTTGTGCTGCCTTGTGTTGCGTTCGTGGTTGCGGCGGTGTTGACGGCCGGGTCGGTGCCGGTCCCTGCTTTCGGGTTGGTGGCGGTGGTTGTCGTCGGGCTGCTGGGCGGGGTGTGGGTGGCGTTGCGGGGTGGGCGTTACCGGGTGGCTTTCGGTTGCAGCGCTTTGGTGTGCGCGTTGCCGGTGGTGGCGGTGTTCGGGGCGCGGTCGGTGGTGACGGTGTCGGTGATGGCGGACTTGTCGACGTTGCGGGTGTTGACGTGGGCGGCCGTTGTGGTGGTGCCGTTGGTGCTGGTGTTCCAGTGGGCGACTTGGCGGATGGCTCGTGCGGCACGTTGA
- a CDS encoding cytochrome ubiquinol oxidase subunit I, producing the protein MDALGLARLQFATTTSFHFLFVLLTLGLVTVVAVTQTRATLSADPVHARMTRFWGRLYVVNYALGIATGIVMEFQFGLNWSGLSTFAGDVFGAPLAMETLVAFFLESTFLGLWIFGWDRLNKWAHLALIWLVALTAFASAFWIMMANAFLQNPVGHELRDGVLRMVDFSALLANPTFVTAFLHVCFAALTVGGVFVTGVSAYHFIRRTTEVDFFRRSLRLGVVLTALATPMLIGFGFGQFPVVQEHQPEKLDTVGALDGIGLGFMIQIGFVLLLVSWATVPLLFRDWVVRLRFPLYLMVLGIPLPFVAAIGGWLFREIGRQPWLVQGLLTTADAVSHVSRDQMLVSFVAFTAVFAVLAVADWVLIARLVRRGPVFSDEAPVSPLVPAL; encoded by the coding sequence ATGGATGCCTTGGGACTGGCCCGCCTCCAGTTCGCCACCACCACGTCGTTCCACTTCCTGTTCGTGCTGCTCACGCTCGGGCTGGTGACGGTGGTCGCGGTGACGCAGACGCGGGCCACGCTGTCCGCCGACCCGGTGCACGCGCGGATGACGCGCTTCTGGGGACGGCTCTACGTGGTCAACTACGCGCTCGGCATCGCGACCGGCATCGTCATGGAGTTCCAGTTCGGGCTGAACTGGTCGGGCCTGTCGACGTTCGCGGGTGACGTGTTCGGCGCGCCGCTGGCGATGGAGACGCTGGTGGCGTTCTTCCTGGAGTCGACGTTCCTCGGCCTGTGGATCTTCGGCTGGGACCGGTTGAACAAGTGGGCGCACCTGGCGTTGATCTGGCTGGTGGCGCTGACGGCGTTCGCGTCGGCGTTCTGGATCATGATGGCGAACGCGTTCCTCCAGAACCCCGTCGGGCACGAGCTGCGGGACGGCGTGCTGCGGATGGTCGACTTCTCCGCGCTGCTCGCCAACCCGACGTTCGTGACGGCGTTCCTGCACGTGTGCTTCGCCGCGCTGACCGTGGGCGGCGTGTTCGTGACCGGGGTCAGCGCCTACCACTTCATCCGGCGCACCACCGAGGTCGACTTCTTCCGCCGGTCGCTCCGCTTGGGCGTGGTGCTCACCGCGTTGGCCACGCCGATGCTGATCGGGTTCGGGTTCGGGCAGTTCCCGGTCGTGCAGGAGCACCAGCCGGAGAAGTTGGACACGGTCGGCGCGCTGGACGGGATCGGCCTCGGGTTCATGATCCAGATCGGGTTCGTGCTGCTGCTGGTGAGCTGGGCGACCGTGCCACTGCTGTTCCGCGACTGGGTGGTGCGGCTGCGGTTCCCGCTGTACCTGATGGTGCTCGGCATCCCGCTGCCGTTCGTGGCGGCGATCGGCGGGTGGCTGTTCCGCGAGATCGGGCGGCAGCCGTGGTTGGTGCAGGGGTTGCTGACGACGGCGGACGCGGTGTCGCACGTGAGCCGGGACCAGATGCTCGTGTCGTTCGTCGCGTTCACGGCCGTGTTCGCGGTGCTGGCGGTCGCCGACTGGGTGCTGATCGCCCGGCTGGTGCGGCGCGGGCCGGTGTTCTCCGACGAGGCGCCCGTGTCGCCGCTCGTTCCGGCTCTGTGA
- a CDS encoding PadR family transcriptional regulator, whose translation MKSDALRGHLDGLLLATLDGGRLHGYAIIEALQRRSGGALDLPTGTVYPALRRLETAGLVASEWSTVGGRQRRTYRLTQAGRRALAAERTAWREFTTAIEGVLGGGPWPAQA comes from the coding sequence ATGAAGTCCGACGCGCTGCGAGGCCACCTCGACGGGCTCCTGCTGGCCACGCTCGACGGTGGCCGGCTGCACGGTTACGCCATCATCGAGGCGTTGCAGCGGCGCAGCGGCGGCGCGCTCGACCTGCCCACCGGCACCGTCTACCCGGCCCTGCGCCGACTGGAGACGGCCGGTCTGGTCGCCAGCGAGTGGAGCACCGTCGGCGGAAGGCAGCGCCGCACCTACCGGCTCACCCAGGCCGGCCGGCGGGCCCTGGCCGCCGAACGCACCGCGTGGCGCGAGTTCACCACCGCGATCGAAGGCGTGCTGGGAGGTGGACCGTGGCCGGCACAGGCCTGA
- a CDS encoding permease prefix domain 1-containing protein, producing MAGTGLIDDYVTALDRRLRGPEHVKDDLLAEARDSLHDAAAAHRDDGLAEDAAQRRAVAEFGPVTEIAREYQGLLGLAHGTRTLRAVMLVIPLVHIMWELNRRFWIGAWNDFDAPPPDWYLLVARLNDTSAWVVAGVAVLALLVGRRLARTAVSTVTLARLAGVVAVGAVAVTASGNVAILAATAYLDAARLLMSPPVAAATVVSFVVVLRLAVLARRCVVFSSV from the coding sequence GTGGCCGGCACAGGCCTGATCGACGACTACGTCACCGCGCTGGACCGGCGGTTGCGCGGCCCGGAGCACGTGAAGGACGACCTGCTCGCCGAAGCGCGCGACAGCCTCCACGACGCCGCCGCCGCGCACCGGGACGACGGGCTCGCCGAGGACGCCGCCCAACGCCGCGCCGTCGCCGAGTTCGGTCCCGTCACCGAGATCGCCCGCGAGTACCAGGGCCTGCTCGGCCTGGCGCACGGCACGCGCACCCTCCGCGCGGTGATGCTGGTCATCCCGCTCGTGCACATCATGTGGGAGCTGAACCGCCGGTTCTGGATCGGCGCCTGGAACGACTTCGACGCCCCGCCGCCCGACTGGTACCTGCTGGTCGCCCGCCTCAACGACACCTCGGCGTGGGTCGTGGCCGGCGTGGCCGTGCTCGCGCTGCTCGTCGGTCGGCGGCTCGCCCGGACGGCGGTCAGCACGGTGACCCTGGCCAGGCTCGCGGGCGTGGTCGCCGTCGGCGCGGTCGCAGTCACCGCGTCCGGCAACGTGGCGATCCTGGCCGCCACCGCCTACCTCGACGCGGCGAGGCTGCTCATGTCGCCACCGGTGGCCGCCGCGACCGTCGTGTCGTTCGTCGTGGTGCTCCGGCTGGCCGTACTCGCCCGCCGGTGTGTGGTGTTCTCGTCGGTGTGA
- a CDS encoding DivIVA domain-containing protein, which yields MTSALIYIVVMALVAAVVFLLAALVFGRGEELAPLPPGASPTRLPAEDVTPDDVRDLKFQQVLRGYKMTEVDWVLERLAGEVERLRGRVDELEAELGTSPQLEAEAEAEPERVLEPERDPA from the coding sequence GTGACCTCAGCGCTCATCTACATAGTCGTCATGGCACTCGTGGCGGCCGTGGTGTTCCTGCTGGCCGCGCTGGTGTTCGGGCGCGGCGAGGAACTGGCCCCGCTGCCGCCCGGCGCGTCGCCGACCCGGCTCCCGGCCGAGGACGTGACCCCCGACGACGTGCGCGACCTGAAGTTCCAGCAGGTCCTGCGCGGCTACAAGATGACCGAGGTGGACTGGGTGCTCGAGCGCCTGGCCGGCGAGGTCGAGCGGCTGCGCGGCCGGGTCGACGAGCTGGAGGCCGAGCTGGGGACGAGCCCGCAGCTCGAAGCCGAAGCCGAAGCCGAACCCGAGCGGGTGCTGGAGCCCGAACGTGACCCGGCCTGA
- a CDS encoding DNA-3-methyladenine glycosylase I, which produces MTRPDLARCPWGESTPDYVEYHDTEWGVELHGETAMFERMSLESFQSGLSWITILRKRENFRTAFAGFVPEVVAEFGSDDFDRLMADAGIVRNRAKINATINNARAIAKLDVPLDDLLWSFAPEHHERPATIADVPAVTPESKAMAKELKRRGFVFLGPTTCYALMQATGMVDDHIATCFRATAASTAP; this is translated from the coding sequence GTGACCCGGCCTGACCTCGCGCGGTGCCCGTGGGGCGAGAGCACGCCCGACTACGTCGAGTACCACGACACCGAGTGGGGCGTCGAGCTGCACGGCGAGACGGCCATGTTCGAACGCATGTCGCTCGAGTCGTTCCAGTCCGGCCTGTCCTGGATCACCATCCTGCGCAAGCGGGAGAACTTCCGGACCGCGTTCGCGGGCTTCGTGCCCGAGGTGGTGGCGGAGTTCGGGTCGGACGACTTCGACCGGCTGATGGCCGACGCGGGCATCGTCCGCAACCGGGCGAAGATCAACGCGACGATCAACAACGCCCGCGCGATCGCCAAGCTGGACGTGCCGCTGGACGACCTGCTGTGGTCGTTCGCCCCCGAGCACCACGAACGGCCCGCCACGATCGCCGACGTGCCCGCCGTCACACCCGAGTCGAAGGCGATGGCCAAGGAGCTGAAGCGCCGCGGCTTCGTGTTCCTCGGCCCCACCACCTGCTACGCGTTGATGCAGGCCACGGGCATGGTCGACGACCACATCGCGACCTGCTTCCGCGCCACCGCCGCCTCTACCGCCCCGTGA
- a CDS encoding enoyl-CoA hydratase-related protein, translated as MSELLIDDADGVRTFTLNRPESFNSFTLALKERFLEAVVEAAEDDEVRAVVVTGAGKAFCAGQDLKEHIALLEAGDPAPLNTVEKHYNPLVKAIVGMPKPVIAAVNGMAAGAGASLAFASDLRVAAAGAKFLMAFANVGLTADSGASWTLPRLIGHGRAMEMMLLAQPVGAEEALRIGLVGQVVPDAEVLSTAQALARKLAAGPTTAYAKIKEAMAFTGALEAALEVEARTQAEAGATADHREAVAAFVAKRKPGFTGR; from the coding sequence GTGTCCGAACTCCTCATCGACGACGCTGACGGCGTTCGCACCTTCACGCTCAACCGGCCCGAGTCGTTCAACTCGTTCACGCTGGCGCTGAAGGAGCGGTTCCTGGAGGCCGTGGTCGAGGCGGCCGAGGACGACGAGGTGCGCGCGGTGGTCGTCACGGGCGCCGGGAAGGCGTTCTGCGCGGGTCAGGACCTGAAGGAGCACATCGCGCTGCTGGAGGCGGGCGACCCGGCGCCGCTGAACACGGTGGAGAAGCACTACAACCCGTTGGTCAAGGCGATCGTGGGCATGCCGAAGCCGGTCATCGCGGCCGTGAACGGCATGGCGGCGGGTGCGGGCGCCTCGCTGGCCTTCGCGAGCGACCTGCGGGTGGCCGCCGCGGGCGCGAAGTTCCTGATGGCGTTCGCCAACGTGGGCCTGACCGCCGATTCGGGCGCGTCCTGGACGCTGCCGCGGCTGATCGGGCACGGCCGGGCGATGGAGATGATGCTGCTCGCGCAGCCGGTGGGCGCGGAGGAGGCGTTGCGGATCGGCCTGGTGGGCCAGGTCGTGCCGGACGCCGAGGTGCTGTCCACGGCGCAGGCGCTGGCCCGGAAGCTGGCCGCCGGGCCGACCACCGCCTACGCCAAGATCAAGGAGGCGATGGCGTTCACCGGCGCGCTTGAGGCGGCGCTGGAGGTGGAGGCCCGCACGCAGGCGGAGGCGGGCGCCACGGCGGACCACCGGGAGGCGGTCGCCGCGTTCGTGGCCAAGCGGAAGCCCGGCTTCACGGGGCGGTAG